The genomic stretch CACGATTCTCTCCGTCTATCCCAATCCGTTCAACGATCAGGCGCGGGTGCGGTTCGATCTGTTGAAATCGGAGCGGGTGGAGATCACGCTGTATGATCTTACGGGAAGGCGGGTTCGCACGCTCGCCGATGAAGTGTGCGACGCGGGGCGACACGAGATCGCTTTCGATGCGCGCGGTCTGGCATCGGGGACGTATTTCGTGCGGCTGCATTCGAGTAGTGCTGTGAGAACGCAGAAGGTGCTGTTGTTGAAGTAGTAGAGGATTTCTGAAAAGCGGGCATAACATCTGTATCATCAAAGGGAGGGAAGAAACATGAATCGGCGGATATTAGTCACGGGAGTTCTGGCAGTGATGGCCGCGTTCTCGGTCGGTCACGCCGACTGGAATTTCCTTCCGGCTGGACGACCAATTATTGGCAGCATTTCAGCGGATTCCTCCGGCCAACGGCTGTACGCCACCATTTTCGGAGGCGGAGTCTGGTTCACGGATAACGGCGGTCTGACTTGGGAGCCGGTCAGTGAGCGATTCTGGCCCGGCTGGATCAAGTACGCATGGGTCACGGTTGCGGCTCCGGCAGGCGATACGCTGATCGCAACGGTTGCCACGGCGCCCGGTTCATCCTACGATCGCTACAACGAATACAATGGATATAGCTACGATGGTGGCCAGAGCTTTCAGCCGTTTGCCGAGGAAAGAGTCCGCGATCGAGGCAGTGTACAGGTGTGGCACGCTCACCGCAACGTTTGGTTTCATCTGGATGGAAACCTCCTAAGTCGCTCGACCG from bacterium encodes the following:
- a CDS encoding T9SS type A sorting domain-containing protein, translated to TILSVYPNPFNDQARVRFDLLKSERVEITLYDLTGRRVRTLADEVCDAGRHEIAFDARGLASGTYFVRLHSSSAVRTQKVLLLK